A genomic region of Colletotrichum destructivum chromosome 1, complete sequence contains the following coding sequences:
- a CDS encoding Putative Golgin subfamily A member 7/ERF4 protein, with product MLGLCSNPISAISIPPLNTFSTLLPSPACTSSLNRAHLFTNPYSLSPITNCDCACACIRTCACACSSTTSRPPAVVALRSKSARTTTSNTPGTTTTTTTTTASGRIAHARIEETTTVRAKTKAVVRATVVAASVSCCSSCTCTTWASHFFVRVPTHHAANLIAQLRDPALTLQRRISPSHIRVSPSSFSSSSSPAFPYSLRRRPPQPLFSFRPKTPLLPLKEALAISKSLARALLQTPLRRQVQFSTVPHASVANTRLATLSQQPAYPGASPDLQLPVAAAAAALPQARSPSLLRQYDPKEYFLQSPFRNRAASSAARRLPHLSAARLWNPTNSTPRLPGKPVRKRRPSTPPPPAVPLSHPTLDPSSVDPSDPLGIGAGDYPLLTLPEQRQTRHSTSNRASLQVDRTANAEHRISLPPSLRHSYDGRRSADPSPTFPDPDSGPADDKDGASVEPPADNRLTGLRKRGQSVSNPLVRDFAITLDINKGKGKAVMEQATESQGRGASKDLERGPDVLPRHSNVSAGDGIGSAISSSDSSIMGEELPPDLGEEWGPQHPCFPHLNPHVPLDSPEYHNTRIIRVRRDWLIEGDLAPTFSNLYPEILDPAGLSEQEFRRIIDKLNSELIPIFSPYNWRNVVDGLLGLVTGWLWDDLGFTGVKARLKRLERWIDQWNVEMEKTVGNEDSSMAPRIISLRKTGYMTLDIQIPDPEIAPAPSTPGGSRSENMPMEPPAAVTA from the exons ATGCTGGGACTGTGCTCTAATCCaatctcggccatctccatcccccccctgAACACCTTCTCCACCCTTCTTCCATCACCCGCCTGCACATCGTCGCTCAATCGGGCGCATTTATTCACCAATCCTTATTCATTGTCGCCCATCACCAACTGCGACTGTGCCTGCGCTTGTATCCGTACTTGTGCCTGTgcctgcagcagcaccacctcGCGTCCGCCCGCAGTCGTCGCTCTTCGGTCCAAGTCGGCCAGGACAACCACCTCCAACACTcccggcaccaccaccaccaccactaccaccaccgccagTGGCCGCATTGCCCACGCTCGCATTGAAGAGACCACCACCGTTCGAGCAAAGACCAAAGCTGTAGTCCGAGCCACTGTTGTCGCTGCATCCGTCTCTTGCTGCTCGTCCTGCACCTGCACGACTTGGGCTTCGCATTTCTTTGTCCGAGTCCCCACACATCACGCAGCAAACCTAATCGCCCAGCTGCGCGACCCGGCTTTGACCCTCCAACGACGCATCTCCCCCAGCCACATCCGAGTctcaccctcctccttctcctcgtcttcctcgcccgccttccCCTACTCACTGCGGCGCCGACCTCCTCAACCACTCTTCTCGTTCCGCCCGAAaacgccgctgctgccgcttAAAGAGGCCCTGGCGATCTCAAAGAGCCTGGCCCGGGCGCTGCTGCAAActcctcttcgtcgacaAGTCCAATTCTCCACCGTGCCCC ATGCATCCGTCGCAAACACTCGCCTCGCCACGCTTTCGCAGCAGCCCGCTTATCCCGGCGCCTCCCCCGACCTGCAACTTCCTGtagccgctgccgccgccgccttgcccCAAGCTCGCTCTCCATCCCTGCTCCGCCAATACGACCCTAAAGAATACTTCCTGCAGTCTCCCTTTCGGAATCGTGCAGCCTCCTCTGCTGCCCGTCGACTTCCTCACCTCTCGGCCGCTCGTCTCTGGAACCCGACCAACTCCACCCCCAGGCTTCCCGGCAAGCCTGTCCGCAAACGACGCCCATCGACACCGCCCCCGCCCGCCGTTCCGCTATCTCACCCGACCCTCGATCCATCCTCCGTCGACCCTTCCGACCCCTTGGGAATTGGCGCCGGCGACTACCCGCTGCTGACCCTTCCCGAGCAGCGCCAGACCCGACACTCGACCTCTAATCGAGCCAGCCTCCAGGTCGATCGGACCGCCAACGCCGAACATCGCATCAGCCTTCCACCCTCGCTCCGTCACTCGTACGACGGCAGGAGGTCCGCCGATCCTTCCCCAACCTTTCCGGATCCCGACTCGGGGCCCGCTGACGACAAAGACGGAGCTTCGGTAGAACCTCCCGCCGACAATCGACTCACCGGCCTGCGGAAGCGCGGTCAGAGTGTTTCGAACCCCCTTGTCCGAGACTTCGCCATCActctcgacatcaacaaggGAAAAGGAAAGGCAGTCATGGAGCAGGCCACCGAATCTCAGGGGCGAGGCGCCTCCAAGGATTTAGAACGAGGTCCGGACGTTCTTCCGCGTCATTCCAATGTCTCGGCTGGCGATGGCATCGGCTCGGCCATTTCTTCTTCAGACTCGTCCATTATGGGAGAGGAATTGCCGCCGGATTTGGGCGAGGAATGGGGCCCGCAGCACCCTTGCTTTCCCCATCTGAACCCTCACGTCCCCCTCGACTCCCCCGAGTATCACAACACTAGAATCATCCGAGTACGTCGAGACTGGTTAATAGAAGGCGATCTGGCCCCGACGTTTTCCAATCTGTACCCCGAAATCTTGGATCCGGCGGGCCTGTCAGAGCAAGAGTTTCGAAGGATTATCGACAAATTGAACAGCGAGCTCATTCCCATCTTCAGCCCGTATAATTGGAGAAACGTGGTGGACGGCTTGCTGGGTCTCGTGACGGGCTGGTTGTGGGACGACTTGGGCTTCACCGGCGTCAAGGCTCGGCTGAAGCGCCTGGAACGCTGGATTGATCAGTGGAAtgtcgagatggagaagactGTCGGCAATGAGGACAGCTCAATGGCGCCTCGCATCATCTCCCTGAGGAAAACCGGCTATATGACG CTCGACATCCAAATCCCAGATCCGGAAATCGCCCCGGCCCCCAGCACACCTGGGGGCTCGAGGTCCGAAAACATGCCTATGGAGCCGCCGGCTGCCGTGACGGCCTGA